In one window of Spiroplasma corruscae DNA:
- a CDS encoding alpha-ketoacid dehydrogenase subunit beta, translating to MPKVLNNVKAVSEALDVAMDKWKEVVVYGEDAGYEGGVFRATEGLQAKYGEERCFDAPISEALFAGLGIGMALNGMKPVVELQFEGLGWASLQNILGHMGRMRNRTRGKYPTPLVIRMPMGGGIRALESHSEAMEAMYAHTAGVKVVCPSTPYDTKGLILAAIESPDPVIVFEPTKLYRAFKQEIPDGYYTIPIGEAFKIQEGNDLTVVTYGAQTVDCQKAIEELESKKPELTIELIDLRSIKPWDKKMVCESVKKTGRLLVVHEAIKSFSVSSEIIASVNEECFEYLKAPLSRCTGFDIVIPFDSGEVYHQPNPTRILDKMEEVLNFKF from the coding sequence ATGCCAAAAGTACTTAATAATGTTAAGGCAGTATCAGAAGCACTTGATGTTGCAATGGATAAATGAAAAGAAGTAGTAGTATATGGTGAAGATGCTGGTTATGAAGGTGGTGTCTTTAGAGCAACTGAAGGTTTACAAGCTAAATATGGTGAGGAAAGATGTTTTGATGCACCTATTAGTGAGGCTTTATTTGCAGGTCTTGGAATCGGAATGGCTTTAAATGGAATGAAACCTGTTGTTGAATTACAATTTGAAGGTCTTGGTTGAGCATCACTACAAAATATTCTTGGACATATGGGTCGTATGAGAAATAGAACGAGAGGAAAATATCCAACACCGTTAGTAATTAGAATGCCAATGGGTGGTGGAATTAGAGCACTTGAATCTCACTCTGAAGCAATGGAGGCAATGTACGCACATACCGCTGGTGTAAAGGTTGTTTGTCCTTCAACACCATATGATACAAAAGGATTAATATTAGCAGCGATTGAATCACCTGACCCAGTTATAGTATTTGAACCAACTAAATTATATAGAGCTTTTAAACAAGAAATACCTGATGGATATTATACTATTCCAATTGGAGAAGCTTTCAAAATACAAGAAGGTAATGATTTAACAGTTGTTACGTATGGAGCACAAACTGTTGATTGTCAAAAAGCTATTGAAGAATTAGAATCAAAAAAACCTGAGTTAACAATTGAATTAATTGATTTGAGAAGTATTAAACCATGAGATAAAAAAATGGTTTGTGAATCAGTTAAAAAAACAGGTAGATTACTTGTTGTTCATGAAGCAATTAAATCATTCTCAGTATCTTCTGAAATAATAGCATCTGTTAATGAAGAATGTTTTGAATACTTAAAGGCACCATTATCAAGATGTACTGGTTTTGATATTGTTATTCCATTTGATTCAGGTGAAGTTTATCATCAACCAAATCCAACTAGAATTTTAGATAAAATGGAAGAAGTATTAAATTTTAAATTTTAA
- a CDS encoding dihydrolipoamide acetyltransferase family protein: MYKVKFADIGEGLTEGTVTEVLVKVGDNVKSGDPLFNVETDKVSSDIYAPVDGVIAKIAIEQGQEIKVGDIVIEIEDGEGGSVEPNKEIQKEKPVEENASVVGSTPVSDELITRNQSATKAQQIVDFSNQSSLIDNSNANVKASPLAKKMAAVMGVDLTKVTPTGPNNRILAADIELFASSPKIEPEGPKTVTHMSPLPQVPTPLGIDPMNRTQLPKQGSFEQKVDYANPLISVPEFNDPLLFDSIPMNPIRKATVKAMDVAHTKVAGFTGFRNIDITDLVNLRNKLKGYADTQRVKLTYLAFIIKAVTLSLRDMPNLNVRIDEENKAIKYANQINIGMACDTPDGLMVPVIKNADRLSVLQIAVKINDLAIKARSKKLSMNEMTGATFTVTNFGSVGLDFATPIVNHPESAILGVGTITRAPGVVKDQIVIRDFMPFSLTADHKVIDGADAGRFLQRIAFYLQNPEIILV; the protein is encoded by the coding sequence ATGTATAAAGTTAAGTTTGCAGACATTGGTGAAGGTTTAACAGAAGGAACAGTCACTGAAGTTTTAGTAAAAGTTGGAGATAATGTAAAAAGTGGGGACCCTTTATTCAATGTAGAAACTGATAAAGTTAGCTCCGATATTTATGCACCAGTTGATGGTGTAATTGCCAAAATTGCAATTGAACAAGGACAAGAAATTAAAGTAGGAGATATTGTTATAGAAATAGAAGATGGAGAAGGTGGTAGCGTGGAACCAAATAAAGAAATTCAAAAAGAAAAACCAGTTGAGGAAAATGCATCAGTTGTGGGTTCAACTCCAGTATCAGATGAATTAATTACAAGAAATCAGTCAGCTACTAAGGCTCAACAAATAGTAGATTTTTCAAATCAAAGTAGTTTAATTGATAACAGCAATGCAAATGTAAAAGCATCACCATTAGCTAAAAAAATGGCTGCTGTTATGGGAGTTGATTTAACAAAAGTTACTCCAACAGGACCAAATAACAGAATTCTTGCAGCTGATATTGAATTGTTTGCAAGTAGTCCTAAGATAGAACCTGAAGGACCAAAAACAGTTACGCATATGTCACCATTACCACAAGTTCCTACGCCATTAGGTATTGATCCAATGAATAGAACTCAATTGCCAAAACAAGGATCATTTGAACAAAAAGTTGATTATGCAAATCCTTTAATTTCAGTTCCAGAATTTAACGATCCTTTATTATTTGATTCTATTCCTATGAATCCAATAAGAAAAGCAACTGTTAAAGCAATGGATGTCGCGCATACTAAGGTCGCTGGTTTTACAGGTTTTAGAAATATTGATATTACAGATTTAGTAAATCTAAGAAATAAACTAAAAGGGTATGCTGATACTCAAAGGGTAAAATTAACATATCTTGCATTTATTATAAAAGCTGTAACTTTATCATTAAGAGATATGCCTAATTTAAATGTAAGAATAGATGAAGAAAATAAAGCAATTAAATATGCAAATCAAATAAATATTGGTATGGCTTGTGATACACCGGACGGATTAATGGTACCAGTTATTAAAAATGCAGATAGATTAAGTGTTCTTCAAATTGCTGTCAAGATTAATGATTTAGCTATAAAAGCAAGATCAAAAAAATTATCAATGAATGAAATGACAGGAGCAACATTCACAGTGACTAATTTTGGTTCAGTTGGATTAGATTTTGCGACGCCAATAGTTAATCACCCTGAATCGGCAATACTTGGAGTTGGAACAATTACACGCGCTCCTGGAGTAGTTAAAGATCAAATAGTAATCAGAGACTTTATGCCATTTTCACTTACAGCAGATCATAAAGTAATTGATGGTGCTGATGCAGGTAGATTCTTGCAAAGAATTGCATTTTATCTACAAAATCCAGAAATAATATTAGTTTAA
- a CDS encoding lipoate--protein ligase, with translation MYIYKSNSFNPKYNLATEDYLTRSQEYKDPILFLWQNDNTIVVGRNQNLASEINLQTTEADNVNIIRRNTGGGTVFQDLGNMNFSIIYTDEDNKGVSMFAETLEPVIKTLNRMGVDAKFSGRNDIVLNGKKISGNAMLKYKNRFLQHGTILFNANLDKLAKYLTVDKAKILSKNIASIVARVTNINSEVENKIEIQDFWEELIKTYEMQGEIKYLTLNEKDLKEIDRLFNEKYNDPNWTFTKNATFDYVHKTRLEGKGSFEIYQNVVDNVIKDIKIYGDFLGYSGTEELETKLKNTPYKASEIRKVIESVNIKDIFGENIEVQDILDLLIQ, from the coding sequence ATGTATATTTATAAAAGTAACTCTTTTAATCCAAAATATAATCTTGCAACAGAAGATTATTTAACAAGAAGTCAAGAGTATAAAGACCCAATATTATTTTTATGGCAAAACGATAATACAATTGTTGTTGGTAGAAATCAGAATTTAGCGTCAGAAATAAATTTACAAACAACAGAAGCTGATAATGTAAATATCATTAGAAGAAATACTGGTGGTGGAACAGTATTTCAAGATCTAGGAAATATGAACTTTAGTATAATATATACCGATGAAGACAATAAAGGAGTGTCGATGTTTGCTGAAACATTAGAACCTGTTATTAAAACATTGAATAGAATGGGTGTTGATGCAAAATTTTCAGGTAGAAATGATATTGTATTAAATGGTAAGAAGATATCAGGAAATGCAATGTTAAAGTATAAGAATCGTTTTCTACAACACGGAACAATACTCTTTAATGCTAATTTAGATAAATTAGCAAAGTACCTTACAGTTGATAAAGCAAAAATTCTTTCAAAGAATATAGCTTCAATTGTTGCTAGAGTAACCAACATAAACTCAGAAGTTGAGAATAAAATTGAAATACAAGATTTTTGAGAAGAACTTATAAAGACCTATGAAATGCAAGGTGAAATAAAATATTTAACATTAAACGAGAAAGATTTAAAAGAAATTGATAGATTATTTAATGAAAAATATAATGATCCAAACTGAACTTTTACAAAAAATGCTACATTCGACTATGTTCATAAAACAAGACTTGAAGGAAAAGGAAGTTTTGAAATTTATCAAAATGTTGTTGATAATGTTATTAAAGATATAAAAATTTATGGAGACTTTTTAGGTTATTCTGGTACTGAAGAACTTGAAACAAAACTTAAAAATACACCATACAAGGCTAGTGAAATTAGAAAAGTTATTGAATCAGTTAATATTAAAGATATATTCGGAGAAAATATTGAAGTTCAAGATATATTAGATTTATTAATTCAATAA
- the lpdA gene encoding dihydrolipoyl dehydrogenase, which yields MFKVKFADIGEGLTEGTVTEVLVKVGDNVKSGDPLFNVETDKVSSDIYAPVDGVIANILIKSGQEIKVGEVVVEINDGKGDNPTQKTEKPVEENASVVGSTPVSNDLIQRGRSRPVPPRKDIVDKVLETLDGTPPISLVKGNSKDLKPAPKFVPKNIENHFDVIMVGAGVGGYIGAIKCSRLGLKTLIVEKANYGGVCLNIGCIPTKTLLKSADLYEQMIKADKYGIKVDPKNVRADWKAIQERKENVVSKLTTGVKGLLKKNNVTVVEGNANAIDKNTIEVNKKQYTCDNLIIATGSIPNSMNLPGADDAVKRGFLIDSTGALALPKIPKNLVIIGGGVIGVEFACVYKRLGTKVTILQFLPTILEMLDSDVSKEMTKELINRGNLEIITGASTKEFKDNTVVYEKDGKTFTIEADYCLQSVGRRTVTTGFDNIGLEKNERNHIIINDHCETNVDGVYAIGDVTGKMMLAHVASYQGLIAANRIAKRLGNPEAEDLIMDYNKVPSCIYTHPEVAMIGKTEDQLKKEGVEYKAYKFPFAAIGKALADGNTTGFVKLICEPKYKQIIGAHIISNTATDMISEITTLISSEGTITELAKAIHPHPTLSEAVWEAAEALEYGKPINF from the coding sequence ATGTTTAAAGTTAAGTTTGCAGACATTGGTGAAGGTTTAACAGAAGGAACAGTTACTGAAGTTTTAGTAAAAGTTGGAGATAATGTAAAAAGTGGGGACCCTTTATTCAATGTAGAAACTGATAAAGTTAGCTCCGATATTTATGCACCAGTTGATGGTGTAATTGCAAATATTTTAATAAAAAGTGGTCAAGAAATTAAAGTTGGAGAAGTAGTTGTCGAAATTAATGATGGTAAAGGAGATAATCCAACTCAAAAAACAGAAAAACCAGTTGAAGAAAATGCATCAGTAGTTGGTTCAACTCCTGTATCTAACGATTTAATTCAAAGAGGTCGTAGTCGACCTGTACCTCCAAGAAAAGATATCGTCGATAAAGTATTAGAAACATTAGATGGTACACCACCAATTTCTTTAGTTAAAGGTAACTCAAAAGATTTAAAACCCGCACCTAAATTTGTGCCTAAAAATATCGAAAATCATTTTGATGTAATAATGGTTGGTGCAGGTGTAGGTGGTTATATTGGTGCTATTAAGTGTTCTAGGTTAGGATTAAAAACATTAATAGTTGAAAAAGCGAATTATGGCGGAGTTTGCTTAAACATTGGATGCATTCCTACTAAAACATTATTAAAATCAGCTGATTTATATGAACAAATGATAAAAGCTGATAAATACGGAATTAAAGTAGATCCTAAAAATGTTAGAGCAGATTGAAAAGCAATTCAGGAACGTAAAGAAAATGTTGTTTCAAAACTTACAACAGGTGTTAAAGGTTTATTGAAAAAAAATAATGTTACAGTTGTAGAAGGAAATGCAAATGCCATTGATAAAAATACAATTGAGGTAAACAAAAAACAATATACTTGTGATAATTTAATAATAGCCACAGGAAGTATACCAAATTCAATGAACCTACCTGGTGCTGATGATGCAGTTAAAAGGGGATTTTTAATTGATTCAACAGGTGCACTTGCATTACCAAAAATACCAAAAAATTTAGTAATTATTGGTGGTGGTGTAATTGGTGTTGAATTTGCCTGTGTTTACAAAAGATTAGGCACAAAAGTTACTATATTACAATTTTTACCAACTATTTTAGAAATGCTTGATAGTGATGTTTCAAAGGAAATGACTAAGGAATTAATTAATAGAGGTAATTTGGAAATAATAACAGGAGCATCAACAAAGGAGTTTAAAGATAATACGGTAGTTTATGAAAAAGATGGAAAAACATTTACTATTGAGGCCGATTATTGTTTACAATCTGTAGGTAGAAGAACTGTAACTACAGGATTTGATAATATTGGATTAGAAAAAAATGAAAGAAATCATATAATTATTAATGATCATTGCGAAACAAATGTTGACGGAGTCTATGCTATTGGTGATGTTACTGGAAAAATGATGCTTGCTCATGTAGCATCATATCAAGGATTGATTGCAGCTAATAGGATAGCAAAAAGATTAGGTAATCCTGAAGCAGAAGATTTAATCATGGACTATAATAAAGTCCCAAGTTGTATTTATACGCATCCTGAAGTTGCTATGATTGGAAAAACTGAAGATCAACTTAAAAAGGAGGGTGTTGAATACAAGGCTTATAAGTTCCCGTTTGCAGCAATCGGAAAAGCATTAGCAGATGGTAATACCACTGGATTTGTGAAGTTGATATGTGAACCTAAATATAAACAAATTATTGGAGCACATATAATATCTAATACAGCAACTGATATGATTTCAGAAATAACTACATTAATTTCTTCAGAAGGTACCATTACAGAACTTGCTAAAGCAATACATCCACACCCTACATTAAGTGAGGCCGTTTGAGAAGCTGCGGAGGCTTTAGAATATGGAAAACCTATAAACTTTTAA
- the pdhA gene encoding pyruvate dehydrogenase (acetyl-transferring) E1 component subunit alpha — protein MKTKFLNVFDPLKNQRVEIMDKTGKIINPKLMPDIKDAKLLEAYKLMNLSRRQDDYQNKLQRQGRLLSFLSSTGQEATEVGYTLPLIKGKDWFVPGYRNNAAWLTMGMPMRNIMLYWMGNEYGAKSPDGVNMLPPNIIIGSQYSHAAGIAFAEKYRKTNAVTVTSTGDGGMSEGETYEAMNFAKLHELPVLFVCENNKWAISTPYSKSTKALNIAVKGIASGVPSIKVDGNDFLAVYSVVSEAIEFIRSGNGPVLIEFDTYRLGAHSSSDNPKIYRPEEEFQEALTRDPLIRMKNYLIENKGWTEKKQEKLDKEQDEFIKAEFEYAEANKAYPLEDVFNYVYAEKTPELEEQYKEAKEFFEKYPDVLKGGHH, from the coding sequence ATGAAAACAAAGTTTTTAAATGTTTTTGATCCATTGAAAAACCAAAGAGTTGAAATAATGGATAAAACAGGGAAAATAATTAACCCCAAATTAATGCCTGATATAAAAGATGCTAAGTTATTAGAGGCTTATAAATTAATGAATTTATCAAGAAGGCAAGATGATTATCAAAATAAATTACAAAGACAAGGTAGATTATTATCATTTCTATCTTCAACAGGTCAAGAGGCTACAGAAGTTGGATATACCTTACCTTTAATAAAGGGTAAGGATTGATTTGTACCCGGTTATAGAAATAATGCAGCATGATTAACTATGGGAATGCCAATGAGAAATATAATGTTATATTGAATGGGTAATGAGTATGGAGCGAAATCACCAGATGGCGTAAATATGCTACCACCAAATATTATTATTGGTTCACAATATTCTCATGCTGCCGGAATTGCTTTTGCAGAAAAGTATCGTAAAACAAATGCTGTAACTGTAACTTCAACTGGTGATGGTGGAATGAGTGAAGGAGAAACTTATGAAGCAATGAACTTTGCAAAACTTCACGAATTACCTGTATTATTTGTTTGTGAAAACAATAAATGAGCCATATCAACTCCATATTCAAAATCAACAAAAGCTTTAAATATTGCGGTTAAGGGTATTGCATCGGGTGTTCCTTCAATTAAAGTTGATGGTAATGATTTTCTTGCTGTATATTCAGTTGTATCTGAAGCTATAGAATTTATTAGATCAGGTAATGGACCTGTTTTAATTGAGTTTGATACTTATAGATTGGGAGCTCACTCATCTTCAGATAACCCAAAAATATATAGACCAGAAGAAGAATTTCAAGAAGCATTAACAAGAGACCCATTAATAAGAATGAAAAATTATTTAATTGAAAACAAAGGGTGAACTGAAAAAAAACAAGAAAAACTTGATAAGGAACAAGACGAATTTATAAAAGCTGAATTTGAATATGCAGAAGCAAATAAAGCTTATCCTTTAGAAGATGTGTTCAATTATGTATATGCTGAAAAAACTCCAGAGCTAGAAGAACAATACAAAGAAGCAAAAGAGTTCTTTGAAAAATACCCAGATGTATTAAAAGGAGGTCATCACTAA
- a CDS encoding ABC transporter permease, protein MVSRKNKNNIFKKEEFKDKLDKNSHKLLKKVGALKLIYFCIKILLYEKSFLIYILIISLFSLSIAFTLPFFNNQALVVKVFDFYILIYISSFLFILILKTSNFFLGRKVEDKTIFIVLSNQISRSKYFITQFIIIILVSWINILFSYTIINILYLAFSEFRTRNVLVLKTATFLWFSFIFSFCLVSLIIFLSTIASSQVSLVITTLILSFSFIANLPLQFLKSKEESENILFSRYSSTQAYNISKLYEAFDLQNYIKNNKIKYNNISYKLNDFLLNSSATKDDFSSFDENGNPSEIVKERFNFWNDLGLISKNNENYKYKLTNIKVSLFPKINDFNNTTYWNSTDNYDISFELKNRFISIDELSNLISSTSNESNKKILSDIYNFTNNIIKQLYNLQKTMVTEFSDFIRYLFINDIKNSFIINKNKSADTESIKQFKASYLISIYKQFFLKDGLSSSNPTEYFVLKDNQEVVDNFIKNDMYFPLMLSARLLEEYLIDPVSIYKISTNFPVIKNEADYYEYLSRRSLFNIFTYLSPFYNIWSNYTLYSGYSYNDFWFSPYSESNIDLTYQENILLPYITYKFVINNNGIIDKESYLNYIDPYIFLIIAVLLSTIVVICSYYKFGKKDLD, encoded by the coding sequence ATGGTTTCTAGAAAAAATAAGAATAATATTTTTAAAAAAGAAGAATTTAAAGATAAGTTAGATAAAAATTCTCATAAGTTATTAAAAAAAGTCGGAGCCTTAAAATTAATATACTTTTGCATAAAAATTCTTTTATATGAGAAATCATTTCTTATATATATTTTAATCATTTCATTATTCTCATTATCAATTGCTTTTACACTACCATTTTTTAACAATCAAGCATTAGTGGTAAAGGTTTTTGACTTTTACATACTTATATATATTTCAAGCTTTTTATTTATATTAATTTTAAAGACAAGTAATTTTTTTCTTGGTAGAAAAGTTGAAGATAAAACTATATTTATAGTGTTGTCTAATCAAATATCACGTAGCAAATATTTTATTACACAATTTATAATAATCATATTAGTTTCCTGAATAAACATTTTATTTTCTTATACAATAATTAATATACTGTACCTTGCATTCTCTGAGTTTAGAACAAGAAATGTATTAGTTTTAAAAACCGCAACTTTTTTATGATTCTCTTTTATTTTCTCTTTTTGTTTAGTTAGTTTAATTATATTCTTATCAACAATTGCATCAAGTCAAGTTTCGTTAGTAATTACTACATTAATTTTATCTTTCTCTTTTATTGCAAATTTACCTTTACAGTTTTTAAAGTCAAAAGAAGAAAGTGAAAATATATTATTTTCAAGATATTCAAGTACTCAAGCTTATAATATTTCAAAGTTATATGAAGCTTTTGACTTACAAAATTACATAAAAAACAATAAAATTAAGTATAATAATATCTCATATAAGTTAAACGATTTCTTATTAAATAGTAGTGCAACAAAAGATGATTTTTCTTCATTTGACGAAAATGGTAATCCATCAGAAATCGTAAAAGAAAGATTTAATTTTTGAAATGATCTAGGTCTCATATCTAAAAATAATGAAAATTATAAATATAAATTAACAAATATAAAAGTATCATTATTTCCAAAAATAAATGATTTTAATAATACTACTTATTGAAATTCAACAGATAATTATGATATAAGTTTTGAATTGAAAAATAGATTTATTAGCATTGATGAATTATCAAATTTAATATCAAGTACATCAAATGAATCAAATAAAAAAATATTAAGTGATATTTATAATTTTACTAACAATATAATAAAGCAACTTTATAATTTACAAAAAACTATGGTTACAGAGTTTAGTGACTTTATTAGGTATTTATTTATTAATGATATAAAAAACTCATTTATTATAAATAAAAATAAAAGTGCAGATACAGAGTCTATTAAGCAGTTTAAAGCATCATATTTAATATCAATTTATAAACAGTTTTTCTTAAAGGATGGTTTATCTAGTTCCAACCCCACAGAATATTTTGTTTTAAAAGATAACCAAGAAGTAGTGGATAACTTTATTAAAAATGACATGTATTTTCCATTGATGCTAAGCGCAAGATTACTTGAAGAGTATTTAATAGATCCAGTTAGTATTTATAAAATATCAACTAATTTCCCTGTAATAAAGAATGAAGCAGATTATTATGAATATTTATCAAGGAGAAGTTTGTTTAACATTTTTACATATTTAAGTCCATTCTATAATATTTGATCTAATTACACTTTATATTCAGGTTATTCATACAATGACTTTTGATTTTCACCATATAGCGAAAGTAATATTGATTTAACATATCAAGAAAATATATTATTACCTTATATAACCTATAAGTTTGTAATAAATAATAATGGAATAATTGATAAAGAATCTTATTTAAACTATATTGACCCATACATATTTTTAATAATAGCTGTACTGTTATCAACTATTGTAGTTATTTGTTCTTATTACAAGTTTGGAAAAAAAGATTTAGATTAA
- a CDS encoding ATP-binding cassette domain-containing protein encodes MIKVKNLVKVYQNKLIIKKLNISIKRGESVAIVGPPKSGKTTLCNQLLGLINPTSGEIIVNGSMAIEKPENFLQNLRLVSEEMNLFKDISISKFLSIYSRFYSDIDESFFNYAINLFNVNLDKIIGELTTEEKHCVSLVCAFMLKPTVLILDEPKKILGLKNQVNFDKVIKLLQSYGSTIIIFSENLKEIKSICNRVEYIKNGKLINKNEKNNDDKHDISSK; translated from the coding sequence TTGATAAAAGTAAAAAACCTTGTGAAGGTTTATCAAAATAAATTAATTATAAAAAAATTAAATATAAGCATCAAAAGAGGGGAATCGGTAGCTATAGTAGGGCCACCTAAGTCGGGTAAAACTACTTTATGTAATCAATTGTTAGGATTAATAAACCCAACAAGTGGTGAAATTATAGTCAATGGAAGTATGGCAATAGAAAAACCTGAAAACTTCTTACAAAACTTAAGACTTGTTTCTGAAGAGATGAATCTTTTTAAGGATATAAGTATAAGTAAATTTTTAAGTATTTATTCAAGGTTTTATTCAGATATTGATGAATCATTTTTTAATTATGCAATTAATTTATTTAATGTTAATTTAGATAAAATTATTGGCGAGTTAACGACTGAAGAAAAACATTGTGTTTCTTTAGTGTGTGCTTTTATGCTAAAACCAACTGTTTTAATTTTAGATGAACCTAAAAAAATATTAGGCTTAAAAAACCAAGTTAATTTTGACAAAGTAATTAAATTATTACAAAGTTATGGGTCAACAATTATTATATTTTCAGAAAATCTAAAAGAAATTAAGAGTATTTGTAATAGAGTCGAGTACATCAAGAATGGTAAATTAATAAATAAGAATGAAAAAAACAATGATGATAAACATGATATTTCATCAAAATAA